Proteins co-encoded in one Stomoxys calcitrans chromosome 5, idStoCalc2.1, whole genome shotgun sequence genomic window:
- the LOC106089531 gene encoding protein krueppel: MAISLLQDAQTRTLAAALAGMQQREEVDRSLSLSPPMSANTSANTSMYPGLQQAAAASAFGMLSPTQLLAANRQAAAAFMAAQLPMSTLASTLFPHHPASLFGSWAAGNPAAGLTLGGAPHSPPASPHSPINVNTPSSGKHTLSMTSPTASLQCDMPAKKARKINVKKDLISPSMEMSMSVSDLYNGMPGPISPPSSGSSPNSSSHDVSSPAGVLNKDGTSRDKSFTCKICSRSFGYKHVLQNHERTHTGEKPFECPECHKRFTRDHHLKTHMRLHTGEKPYHCSHCDRQFVQVANLRRHLRVHTGEKPYTCEICDGKFSDSNQLKSHMLVHNGEKPFECDKCHMKFRRRHHLMNHKCGVQSPITPALSPAMSNDYNILNCDQKSFYGSEESMEIGKPLVSHSIMHLAGISHMEEEAPLDLSEDGSQTDESCPLRFRKANDIRRVFRLPPPQIVHVASDMPEQTEPEDLSMHSPRQHNGEELAASNPSSAAQSPEPMLMMQDDLDLEDIDDAATMYMRQQQHQQQQQQQYQQQHLSNVKQEQQQYQQQHLANVKQEHME, translated from the exons ATGGCTATATCCTTGCTGCAGGACGCACAAACAAGAA CACTAGCCGCCGCTCTAGCTGGCATGCAACAGCGCGAAGAAGTCGATCGCTCTCTATCACTCTCGCCTCCCATGTCTGCCAATACCTCAGCCAATACCAGCATGTATCCCGGTTTGCAACAGGCCGCCGCTGCCTCAGCCTTTGGCATGCTATCACCCACACAATTGCTGGCCGCCAATAGGCAGGCTGCTGCTGCCTTTATGGCCGCTCAATTGCCCATGTCCACATTGGCATCCACCTTGTTTCCACATCATCCTGCCTCGCTATTTGGTTCCTGGGCTGCTGGTAATCCAGCTGCCGGTTTAACTTTGGGTGGAGCTCCTCATTCACCACCTGCCTCACCGCATTCACCCATCAATGTGAATACACCGAGCAGTGGCAAGCATACACTAAGCATGACTTCACCCACAGCCTCGCTGCAATGCGATATGCCTGCGAAAAAAGCGCGCAAAATCAATGTGAAAAAGGATCTCATCTCGCCCAGCATGGAAATGTCCATGAGTGTGAGTGATTTGTATAATGGCATGCCGGGACCCATTTCGCCACCCTCCTCAGGCTCCTCGCCCAATTCTTCATCGCATGATGTCTCAAGTCCTGCCGGCGTTCTCAATAAGGATGGTACATCTCGCGACAAAAGTTTCACCTGCAAGATTTGCTCCCGATCCTTTGGCTACAAACATGTGTTGCAAAATCATGAGCGCACTCACACCGGAGAAAAGCCCTTCGAGTGCCCCGAATGCCATAAGCGTTTCACGCGGGACCATCATCTAAAGACTCACATGCGTTTGCATACGGGAGAAAAACCCTATCACTGCTCCCACTGTGACCGTCAATTTGTGCAGGTGGCCAATTTGAGACGCCATTTGCGTGTGCATACCGGCGAAAAACCCTACACCTGTGAAATTTGTGATGGCAAATTCAGTGACTCCAACCAATTGAAATCCCACATGCTGGTGCACAATGGCGAGAAGCCCTTCGAGTGTGATAAATGCCACATGAAGTTCAGACGCCGCCACCATTTGATGAATCACAAGTGTGGAGTGCAATCGCCCATAACACCAGCACTGAGTCCGGCCATGAGCAATGACTATAATATACTGAATTGTGACCAAAAGAGCTTCTATGGCTCCGAGGAGTCCATGGAAATTGGCAAACCCTTGGTCAGCCATTCCATCATGCATTTGGCCGGCATTTCCCATATGGAGGAGGAAGCTCCTTTAGATCTGTCGGAAGATGGCAGCCAAACCGATGAGTCGTGTCCCCTGCGTTTCCGCAAGGCCAATGATATACGACGAGTTTTCCGTTTGCCACCTCCCCAGATAGTGCATGTGGCCAGTGATATGCCGGAACAGACAGAACCCGAGGACTTGAGCATGCATTCGCCGCGTCAACACAATGGCGAAGAATTGGCAGCGTCCAATCCCTCATCGGCTGCCCAGAGTCCGGAGCCCATGCTAATGATGCAAGATGATTTGGATTTGGAAGACATAGATGATGCTGCCACCATGTACATGCGtcagcaacaacatcaacaacaacaacaacaacaatatcagcAACAACATTTGTCTAATGTCAAGCAAGAGCAGCAGCAGTATCAGCAACAGCATTTAGCCAATGTCAAGCAAGAGCATATGGAATAA